DNA sequence from the Fundidesulfovibrio magnetotacticus genome:
GACGAAGACAATTCGAAACGCTTCACGTTTCGGAACAAGGTCTAAGATTCCAATAATCGCAATGACAGCGTATGCCATGGCCGGAGACAAAGATAAGTTCCTGGCTGCGGGAATGGATGACTACATTGCTAAGCCCGTCGAGAAGGCTACTCTAATCGAAGTGATTGAACGTGTGATGGCTAACCGTCGTGAGAACGTTGTGTGATAAGGAGGACTGCACAAGCACCGCTCGCTCCTGACTGGATGATTAGCTGCTCCCGTCCGTGCCGACCACCTCAATCACCCTCTTTCCTCGTCACCTGTTCCCCAGAATAACACCCCCACCATCACCCACTCCACCCCTTCATACCCCGCCTCACCCCTCCAGCGCTCCGCCCCTGACGGCGCAGGCCTCTCCCCAGCTCCCTTCCAAAGCCAGTTCCACTGTTTCCTGGACGTTCTCCAGGGCCTCTTCCAGCAAATCCCCGCCGTGTTGCAGCCCGGGATGTTCAACAGCGTCACGCCGCAGGCCTTGCCGGGTTCGATGAAGAGCACGGCGGGGGAGAGCGTGCGGGCTCCTTGCCGGGGTGCGTGCCCTGGCAAAGCAGAGTGCTCGTAGCCGCCCCGCTCAGGCCTTCCCAGCCAGCACCTCGCGCAGGTGCTCGATGTGCGAGCCCACGTGGTAGCTGCCCAGGCCGGAGATGAAGGCCCCCAGGGTGGGGTATTCTCCCAGGGGGGAAGCCTTGAGCAGGGGGATGCGCGCCGTGCGGGCCAGCTGCTCCGGGGTGAGCGTGGCCACGAAGGCGGCCGCGCGTTCGTATTCCGCCCGCGTCTCGTCCACCAGACGCGCCAGGGGCATGGCCGCCCGCTCCGGCGTGAACCAGGTGGTTTCGGGCACGAGCTCGATGGTGGGGGTGTCCTCGTCCAGGAAGCGCCGCAGCATCCGCACATGGACGTCGGGCTCCGGCCCCAGCAGGTGGGAGACGATCTCCTTGGGCGTCCAACGGCCCTCGGGCGCGCGGGACGCGGCGGCCTCGTCCAGGCCGACGCAGGCCGTGACCAGTTCTTCCAGGGTGTCGCGGATTTCCTGGGCCAGCTCTTCTCCGGTCTTGCTCGTCATGGCGGTCGCCTCCAAGGACATGCCCTCGGGCATGGGATGTGACGCCACTCTACCGGGTTCTCCGGGACGCGTAAACAGACGGGGGGGCTTCGACCGTTCGTCGGGCGCGATCCGGCGGGGCCGTCTCGTGCCGGGGCGGCCTCAGCCGTCGTTCTTCGCCGTCTTCACGATGGGCTGGATGAACTGGGGCTCGGAGTCCCAGGGGAAGAGGATCCAGGTGTCCTGGCTCACCTCGGTGATGTAGGCGTCCACCAGGGGGCGTCCCTCGGGCTTGGCGTACACCGTGGCGAAGTGCGCCTTGGGCAGCATCTCGCGCACGCGCTTGGCCGTGCGCCCGGTGTCCACCAGGTCGTCGATCAGCAGCCACCCCTCGCCGTCGCCCTCCACGCCCTTGAGCACCTGCACAGTCTCGCCCTGGCTCTGCCAGTCGTAGCTGGCCACGCACACCGTGTCGATGAGCCGGATGTCCAGTTCGCGCGCCACGATGGCCGCCGGGATCAGCCCGCCCTTGGTGATGGCGTAGATGCCCTTCCAGGGGCCGAGCCCCATGAGCCGCCAGGACAGCGCCTTGCTGTCGCGGTGCAACTGGTCCCAACTGACGGGATACATGCGGTGGTAACGGTCGTTGTCGGACATGGCGCGCCTCCTCGCCCCGTGCGGGCAAGGGCTAGTTAGGGCAAGCCCGGCCCGCGCGCAAGGGGGCGCGTTCGCCCGGCGGTTTTCGGCCTGCTCCGTGCGCAGTGCACTCAGGTGGAGGGCGGCTTCCCCCCACGCAAGCGGCCCACGCAAGCACCATCCGGGAGGGGTGTCTTCATGCAGAGTGCGGTGAGTGCGCCCGCGGCCGATTCTCGCTTGATTCCAAAGCAAGGAAAGACTAGTATCAGGATTGATACACAACTGTCTGATTTGACACACGATGTTTGTCCGGACAACCGGGCGTGGGGCTTGCCATCATGATTGAAGAGAACCAGGAAGAAGCAGGGGCCTGCTTCCTTTCCAGACATCCCGTTTTCGACAAGACGAAAAAGGTCCACGCCTACGAGGTGGTGGCACGCTCCGTGCTTGTCTCCGACGATCCCTCCCACGTGGACGTGGACGCCTTCTCCTGGATGGTCAGCGACGGCGCGGGGGAACTCCAGCTGCTCCTGGAAGACTCCGAGCGCCTGATGATCTTCGTGCCCGACCCCATGCTCGACGCCCCCGAGGTGCACCTGCTGCCCATGGACTACTGCGAGCTGGTGGTCAGCCCCCAGGAGACCGAACGCGGGAACCTCGAGGAACTCCTCGCCTTCTACCAGGACTACGGCTACTCCCTGGCCCTGCGCTTCGCGGGCTCCTGCCAAGAGCACGGTCATCTTTTGAAA
Encoded proteins:
- a CDS encoding DinB family protein; this translates as MTSKTGEELAQEIRDTLEELVTACVGLDEAAASRAPEGRWTPKEIVSHLLGPEPDVHVRMLRRFLDEDTPTIELVPETTWFTPERAAMPLARLVDETRAEYERAAAFVATLTPEQLARTARIPLLKASPLGEYPTLGAFISGLGSYHVGSHIEHLREVLAGKA
- the gpt gene encoding xanthine phosphoribosyltransferase → MSDNDRYHRMYPVSWDQLHRDSKALSWRLMGLGPWKGIYAITKGGLIPAAIVARELDIRLIDTVCVASYDWQSQGETVQVLKGVEGDGEGWLLIDDLVDTGRTAKRVREMLPKAHFATVYAKPEGRPLVDAYITEVSQDTWILFPWDSEPQFIQPIVKTAKNDG